One genomic region from Portunus trituberculatus isolate SZX2019 chromosome 5, ASM1759143v1, whole genome shotgun sequence encodes:
- the LOC123514818 gene encoding uncharacterized protein LOC123514818 has product MAAGCSLTRPVTPVCGVACGRPAARRSLLFRQCRVARATLSAMFTVGLGAEMLDTTDFNYHTDHSWLCQHACQQPTAEGRMGRQAGEVFHLHSSEVHQAMSVFPVSESMESTGAC; this is encoded by the exons ATGGCTGCCGGCTGCAGCTTGACGCGTCCCGTCACTCCCGTGTGTGGTGTCGCCTGTGGCCGCCCCGCCGCTCGCCGGTCACTGCTATTCCGCCAGTGTAGGGTAGCCAGGGCTACGCTGTCTGCTATGTTCACG GTGGGACTTGGAGCCGAGATGCTGGACACCACAGACTTCAACTACCACACTGACCACAGCTGGCTGTGTCAGCATGCCTG CCAACAGCCAACAGCAGAGGGCAGGATGGGCAGACAGGCAGGGGAAGTGTTCCATCTGCACTCCTCTGAGGTGCACCAAGCAATGAGTGTCTTCCCTGTCTCTGAGAGCATGGAGTCCACTGGAGCATGCTAG